A window of the Leucothrix mucor DSM 2157 genome harbors these coding sequences:
- the gabT gene encoding 4-aminobutyrate--2-oxoglutarate transaminase → MTTNAEWQARKEHAMARGQGNMAPIYVERAENAEMWDVEGNRYIDFGAGIAVTNTGHMHPKVKQAVLEQMDKFSHTCVMVTPYDSAVMLAEKLNELAPGDSPKKTIYVTTGAEAVENCVKIARAHTGRRGLIAFNGGFHGRTNMTMALTGKVAPYKSKFGPFPAEIYHAPYPNSYHGVTTEDSMKALEMMFKVDIAPEDVAAIIVEPIQGEGGFYIAPPEFMQALRALCDKHGIVMISDEIQTGFARTGKFFCTEYSGVEPDLMTTAKGMAGGFPLAAVVGKAHIMDAPMPGGLGGTYGGSPIGCAAALAVIEAIEEEKLVERANHVGAVFMESLGALQRAHPDRIGEIRNRGAMIAMELVKNGNPDEPDAELCKAMVAAAQEKGLILLSCGLYGNVIRFLPALTIPDAIMTEGLTLVAECFEELV, encoded by the coding sequence ATGACAACGAACGCAGAATGGCAAGCAAGAAAAGAACACGCAATGGCACGTGGACAGGGCAATATGGCTCCGATCTATGTGGAGCGTGCTGAAAACGCAGAAATGTGGGATGTAGAAGGCAATCGTTATATCGACTTTGGTGCGGGTATTGCGGTAACCAATACGGGCCACATGCACCCGAAAGTAAAGCAGGCAGTGCTGGAGCAGATGGATAAGTTCAGCCATACCTGCGTGATGGTCACGCCGTATGACTCCGCCGTGATGCTGGCTGAGAAGCTGAATGAATTAGCGCCTGGCGATAGCCCGAAGAAAACCATTTATGTCACCACCGGTGCAGAAGCGGTTGAAAACTGTGTAAAGATCGCTCGTGCACATACGGGTCGTCGCGGCCTGATCGCATTTAACGGCGGTTTCCACGGTCGTACTAATATGACCATGGCACTGACCGGTAAAGTGGCTCCTTATAAGAGCAAGTTCGGCCCGTTCCCTGCCGAGATCTATCACGCACCGTATCCAAATAGCTACCATGGCGTAACCACTGAAGACTCCATGAAAGCGTTGGAAATGATGTTTAAAGTGGATATTGCACCGGAAGATGTTGCCGCGATTATCGTTGAGCCGATTCAGGGTGAGGGTGGATTCTACATTGCACCACCTGAGTTTATGCAGGCGCTACGTGCCTTATGCGACAAGCACGGCATCGTGATGATTTCAGATGAAATCCAAACCGGCTTTGCACGTACCGGTAAATTCTTTTGCACTGAATACTCCGGTGTTGAGCCTGATTTGATGACAACGGCTAAAGGTATGGCCGGTGGTTTCCCACTAGCAGCTGTCGTTGGTAAAGCCCACATCATGGATGCACCAATGCCAGGTGGCTTAGGTGGAACTTACGGTGGTTCGCCAATCGGTTGCGCAGCAGCGCTGGCCGTTATCGAAGCGATTGAAGAAGAGAAGCTGGTCGAGCGTGCTAATCACGTTGGTGCAGTGTTTATGGAAAGCTTGGGCGCACTGCAACGTGCACATCCTGACCGCATCGGTGAAATCCGTAATCGCGGCGCGATGATTGCGATGGAGCTGGTTAAGAATGGCAACCCTGATGAGCCAGATGCTGAGCTGTGTAAAGCCATGGTTGCCGCTGCTCAGGAAAAAGGTCTGATTCTGTTGTCTTGTGGTTTGTACGGTAACGTGATTCGTTTCCTACCAGCACTGACTATTCCAGATGCGATTATGACTGAAGGCCTGACGTTGGTTGCCGAGTGCTTTGAAGAACTGGTTTAA
- a CDS encoding LysR substrate-binding domain-containing protein produces MLDRRTLPLSALRAFERTGHHLNMGKAGDDLGVTHGAISHQVRALEKELGVKLFIRANNRLQLTDSGLRLLKAVSEGFDRILDGTQYLDPDSLSGNLVIGCTQTAGANWLAQIIGNFHQEYPQITIRTVEIKPEQREIPREIDVAICYGEPMADDRRVEKLISQQIFPVCSPRMLHGAEASVTKPEDLTQFPLLHEGLDNWARWFTAMKISMPEHTKTILFFSTNLALSAARHGFGVALCNRYEAQQDLLEGRLIRLLDTAIPERNSYFLLAAQTDGQSLRARLFEEWLKDAFK; encoded by the coding sequence ATGCTAGATCGACGCACCCTGCCACTCTCTGCCCTGCGCGCTTTTGAACGCACTGGCCACCACCTAAACATGGGCAAAGCAGGTGATGACTTGGGCGTAACGCATGGCGCAATTAGCCACCAAGTGCGCGCCTTGGAAAAGGAGCTTGGGGTTAAACTGTTTATTCGCGCTAACAATCGTTTACAGCTGACCGACTCCGGACTGCGTTTATTAAAAGCGGTGAGCGAGGGATTTGACCGGATTTTGGATGGTACACAGTACTTAGACCCTGATAGCTTATCCGGCAATTTGGTCATCGGCTGTACTCAAACCGCGGGCGCAAACTGGCTGGCGCAAATCATTGGCAATTTTCATCAGGAATATCCGCAAATCACTATCCGCACCGTCGAGATCAAACCCGAGCAACGGGAGATTCCGCGCGAGATTGATGTAGCGATTTGCTATGGCGAGCCAATGGCGGATGATCGGCGGGTGGAGAAGCTGATTTCCCAACAGATCTTCCCGGTGTGTAGCCCGCGCATGTTGCACGGTGCAGAAGCCTCGGTGACCAAACCGGAAGATCTAACGCAGTTTCCACTGCTGCATGAAGGGCTGGATAATTGGGCGCGTTGGTTTACTGCCATGAAAATTAGCATGCCGGAACACACCAAGACCATTCTGTTTTTCAGCACTAATCTGGCACTTAGCGCGGCGCGCCATGGCTTTGGTGTCGCGCTCTGTAATCGCTATGAAGCGCAACAGGATCTACTGGAAGGCCGCTTGATTCGACTACTCGATACCGCCATTCCCGAGCGTAATAGTTACTTCTTGCTGGCGGCTCAAACCGATGGCCAATCGCTGCGCGCCAGACTGTTCGAGGAATGGCTAAAGGATGCTTTTAAGTAA
- the katG gene encoding catalase/peroxidase HPI — MSTQSKCPFNHAAATGTNNNDWWPNQLNLKILHQHNNKSNPLDPDFDYAEAFKQLDLEAVRQDLYALMTDSQDWWPADYGHYGPFFIRMAWHSAGTYRTSDGRGGGGTGSQRFAPLNSWPDNVNLDKARRLLWPIKQKYGQSISWADLFILTGNCALESMGLQTVGFAGGRADVWEPEEDIYWGKETTWLDDKRYQGDRELEDPLAAVQMGLIYVNPEGPNGKPDPLASAFDIRDTFARMAMDDEETVALIAGGHTFGKTHGAGDAAQVGADPEAAGLTEQGLGWSNSMGTGVGVDTISSGLEGAWTPNPIQWDNGYFDMLFGFDWELTKSPAGAWQWKPANGEAADLVPDAHDATKRHAPMMATSDIALKEDPIYLEISKRFHENPDELADAFARAWFKLTHRDMGPNSRYLGSLVPSVDYIWQDPIPAAAKELVNEADIAELKAIILKSGLSISELVSTAWASASTFRGSDMRGGANGARIRLAPQKDWEVNEPAQLDKVLSTLESIQSDFNKAQTGDKEVSLADLIVLGGNAAIEQAAKNAGQVVAVPFKAGRGDATAEQTDTEAFDVLEPVADGFRNYLKTEYSVTAEEMLVDRAQLLTLTAPEMTVLVGGLRALNTNVGGAKHGLFTDKVDTLSNDFFVNLLEMSTKWMPVDNKEAVFEGKDRKTGALKYTATRVDLLFGSNSQLRALAEVYATADATPRFIRDFVAAWTKVMELDRFDLK, encoded by the coding sequence ATGTCGACTCAAAGCAAATGCCCGTTTAATCACGCAGCAGCCACAGGCACAAATAATAATGACTGGTGGCCAAATCAACTTAACCTGAAAATTTTACACCAGCACAATAACAAGTCGAACCCACTGGACCCGGACTTTGATTATGCTGAAGCATTCAAGCAGCTTGATCTTGAAGCGGTTCGCCAAGACTTGTATGCCCTGATGACGGACTCACAAGACTGGTGGCCTGCCGATTACGGTCACTACGGCCCATTTTTTATTCGTATGGCATGGCACAGTGCCGGCACCTACCGCACCTCGGATGGCCGTGGTGGTGGCGGAACTGGTTCACAGCGTTTTGCACCACTAAACAGCTGGCCGGATAACGTCAACTTGGATAAAGCACGTCGCTTATTGTGGCCGATCAAACAAAAATATGGCCAGAGCATTTCATGGGCTGATTTATTTATCTTAACGGGTAACTGCGCCTTAGAGTCGATGGGACTTCAGACAGTAGGATTCGCCGGTGGCCGCGCTGATGTGTGGGAGCCCGAAGAAGATATCTACTGGGGTAAAGAAACCACGTGGTTAGATGACAAGCGCTACCAAGGTGACCGCGAGCTTGAAGACCCGTTAGCGGCGGTACAAATGGGTTTGATTTATGTAAACCCGGAAGGCCCGAACGGCAAGCCTGATCCATTGGCTTCTGCGTTTGATATTCGCGACACTTTCGCTCGTATGGCGATGGATGATGAAGAAACGGTAGCGCTGATTGCCGGTGGCCACACCTTCGGTAAAACGCACGGCGCTGGCGATGCAGCACAAGTGGGTGCAGACCCTGAAGCTGCTGGTTTGACAGAGCAAGGCCTTGGCTGGAGCAATAGCATGGGGACTGGCGTTGGAGTCGATACGATTTCTAGCGGCTTGGAAGGTGCATGGACGCCAAACCCAATTCAATGGGATAACGGCTACTTCGATATGTTATTCGGCTTTGATTGGGAGCTAACCAAAAGCCCAGCGGGTGCATGGCAGTGGAAGCCAGCAAATGGCGAAGCGGCTGACTTGGTACCCGATGCACACGACGCCACCAAACGCCACGCACCCATGATGGCCACCTCGGATATCGCTCTGAAAGAAGATCCTATTTACTTGGAAATTTCTAAGCGCTTTCACGAGAACCCAGACGAATTGGCCGATGCATTTGCACGGGCTTGGTTCAAACTGACTCACCGCGACATGGGGCCAAACTCTCGCTACTTGGGCTCACTGGTTCCGTCGGTTGATTACATTTGGCAGGACCCGATTCCAGCAGCGGCTAAGGAATTGGTTAACGAGGCGGATATCGCCGAGCTGAAAGCCATTATCCTGAAATCCGGTTTGAGTATTTCAGAATTGGTATCTACCGCTTGGGCCTCTGCTTCAACATTCCGTGGTTCGGATATGCGTGGTGGTGCTAATGGTGCCCGTATTCGCTTAGCGCCGCAGAAGGATTGGGAAGTTAACGAGCCAGCACAATTAGACAAGGTATTGAGCACACTGGAAAGCATTCAAAGTGATTTCAACAAGGCACAAACTGGTGATAAGGAAGTGTCTCTGGCTGACTTGATTGTATTGGGCGGTAACGCAGCCATTGAGCAGGCGGCGAAAAATGCCGGTCAGGTTGTGGCGGTTCCATTCAAGGCAGGCCGTGGCGATGCCACCGCTGAGCAGACCGATACTGAAGCCTTTGATGTATTGGAGCCGGTGGCTGATGGCTTCCGTAATTACTTAAAAACGGAGTACTCGGTAACTGCTGAAGAGATGCTGGTAGACCGCGCTCAGTTACTGACCTTAACCGCACCAGAAATGACGGTGTTGGTGGGTGGCTTGCGAGCCCTGAACACCAATGTCGGCGGCGCTAAGCACGGCTTGTTCACTGACAAAGTTGACACTTTGAGCAATGACTTCTTCGTTAACCTGCTGGAGATGAGCACCAAGTGGATGCCAGTGGATAACAAAGAGGCGGTATTTGAAGGTAAGGACCGCAAGACTGGCGCACTGAAATACACCGCAACGCGCGTTGATTTGTTGTTCGGCTCCAACTCTCAGCTGCGTGCATTGGCTGAAGTGTATGCTACGGCAGACGCGACACCGCGCTTCATCAGAGACTTTGTCGCCGCGTGGACTAAGGTCATGGAATTGGACCGTTTCGACCTGAAATAA